Part of the Falco biarmicus isolate bFalBia1 chromosome 4, bFalBia1.pri, whole genome shotgun sequence genome, tcctAGGACATGGAACAAgctaattaatttattttaaagatacataATTACTTCTCTTCAATGATCTTTGGTAACTGTGCCAATTTGGAACCTAAGGGTGAAAACTCCTTGAGTTCAATGAAGTAGTTTCTGATGAAAATCTGAATACACATATACAACTAGAAGACCAGCACAAGCAACAGATGTATATATTCAACCTTCATTTAGCAGAAGTTAAACCACTTGTTTAGCAGAGCATCCAACATGCTATTTGCATAGGAAAATAACTTTACTTCATCATGTTTTCATTAGCAAAATGTCATTTGTAAGTTCTCTATTTGCCCAGGTATCACAATACAACAGAATACTAATGTTCACAAGCAAATTGCACATCTCTGTGATAAAGTAGCCCTTCACCACCTCCCAAAAACTCTCACCTCTGGACCAACGGATTCCACTAGGGGGGTTAACAGAGACATTGATGAAATATTCAGTGACTCTTCCTGCTCATCCTCATCACTTTCACCTTCCAGGCTTATgctcatttctttcttcagcttttctatGTCTGGACCATCCTCTTGAAGAACttcaaaaatttcatttatCACTTTCGAGCTGTTCATATCACCATCCATATTCATTTCGATTTCATATACTTCATCTGAAGggtgatgttttaaaaatattagcagCATCAAGACTAAACTCTTCATTCTTATTAAATTAACAGAGATATCTGTTAACAGATAAGCCaactatttctgctttttgaacAAGATTGATTAAAAAGCACTACTTACAGTCAGGCATATAGAACCCTAAAGTATACTTCCAGCCTTTTCTTGAGGTATTATAATTGATGCATAATTGATACAgagagggaataaaaaaatgcacttgTTTGAACCAAAATGTTGAAATTTGTCTAACAGATCTGAAATTTAATTGCAAGTACCCATAGTAGAGCAgtcatttctgtcctttcccaATAAACTTTTAATATCAGCATCTTAATATTCCTTGAAGACTTTAATATCAAAAGAAACTTCTTTGATCATAATCCTTTTCTCAATTTGTTTTATACAAACTTCATTACAAAACACACGAGTGTCAGCAGATGTATGATGAATTCATTGTTCAGGCTTGAAGGATATTAACACTCTGCTGGACAAGTGGCAACAGATAGCTAAGTACGTTACCATACATCTACTCAATACAAACCTTTTGGTTTCTCCACAAGTTGTTCAAGTTTTGAGACAGACATCTCTTTTACAGGACTCTTTGGGTCAGTGATCTTCAGAGGACTGGGTTTATCAACCTCTTCACGCTTAGGAGCATCTAAgtagtttataaaaaaaaagaagtcattgaAGATTATGTCtagccaacaaaaaaaaaaaattattgaattTTGGAAGTTTGATAACACAGCTGACAACTTACAAAAAGCCTGCTAAATGAAGTACTCCAGTTAGCttgctgtcaaaaaaaaaaatatcagaatacTCTCCATAACTCATACAACTAGACTTCTGTCTTACAATCAGAAAATTGATAGCACAAGAAACAATGTTGAAACCATAAGAGTGTAGCCACTcaagagcaaaaaggaaaagtttaaaacacaaacaagaaaaccacCACATCCAAACCTGACCCCAGAGCAGGATACAATCTTGCCTTTCTAGACACACATTTGATATATAAGAAGCATTAAGTTCACTTTCACAGAGAACTGGAGCCTCTTCCACTCAGTAAGAACCAGAAAGGATGACGCTAGCATCTCAGAATTCTTTTCATGTCCACTGTTAGAAGAATTAATATTGTAAGGGGATACTGATAAGAGAAGAGTTCCATCCCGTGAAAGATTGGATATTTAGGTACAGTATAGATTAAAACTATAACCAATGATTCTCATTCACTCTCCCTACATTTAATATATGTGAAAGtatgaaacacaggaaaacccactgagaaatgaaaaggcagTCTTGCCTTGCCAATCTTTCAAGTGATATAGGAGCGCAGAATATTATCGTATGAGAAGATTTAGACAAATCAGTAACCAAGTAAGAGGTCTAGCTATATATGTCAGTGCTACTAGCCTCTTTGTCAAGCACAGTGCTTCAGTATTTAGCCACAGGCAAACAGTGACAGTTCTTACCTGAAGACTCCACACTGGGAGACTCTGCTGGCGTATCACCTGCTGGTGTGTCTTCTGCTGATCCAAAAACAGTGACATCTGAACTAGGAGGACGTTTTGGACTAGCCTGAGATTGGCTTTCCTGGTAAGAATGAAAACATAGTACATTCCGGAGGTCACATTCAAAGTAACTAAAAAACTGccagaaagaaatacattttagcaCCTGCTGCGAGAAAGAGGTTGTCTATCCAAAATAAATAGGATCCTTCTTGATATATGTAAGAAATTCAGCTGAGTACTAAATACTAAATTGAATCTTTATGCAAgaagctttgttttgcttttaaagttatAGAATATAAAAACCCACATACTTAACATtatcaaaaataaatcaatcaatTGGCTCAAAGCAGTATCACTTGTCTCCTTAGTTGATTCTgcatgaggaaaaaagtaataatttgcTAATAATCATACAAACCACTTGCCGAGTAGTCTTGCACAGCCTGGGCATTCACAAAGTacatgtttttgtcttttatttacAACTGCACATCTATCCCTGTGTTCAGAGCATAGTAAAGCAAATCACAGACGGTCTTCTTTTGATACATGGAGGTAACACATTACCATTTTAGGTTCTGGAAGTTTTTTCTTCgaactttcacttttttctgcACTCCACAGATTGCCCCTATCAAACCGGCCACGAAGGCATGCAAGTTCTCGTTCACGTTCCTAAGCAAATAAAGGAGAATGAGGGAAAGCTGACAGCTTTAAGATGTCAAAACACTTCAGATTCCGCAGTTAAGTGTGTAACAGTAAGAATATTCCCCAAGCTTATAAGCAAGCTATGAATGTAGCAAGTCATACCTGCTTAAGCTGAAGCGCTAAACTGGCAGTAGaggaattttcattttgtttgagAAGCCTTTCCTGGATTGTCCTTGTATTTGGGGTAACAGTGGGTGTTCTGCACCTTGGAGTATTCGTACTCTGTACACTCTGTGTGCTACGCTCTTGACAGCGCTCCCCAAAGCGTTCCAGGAAGGGCTTAATTCCCGATCCCCCTACAAGAACAATTATTTTGCCTTGAAAGAAACTCtcaaaaacacagaaagagatCAATGCAGTTTTGCGTCCTGCTGAAGTTTCTCAACGAAGCAATTAAGCTGTCTGCTTTACAGCTCTTACTCCGTTATACTTTATTACACACTAAACCTGAAGTGCAAATCACCACAGTAACAGAACACTGAAGTTAATAAAGCAGCAAATCAGAACCAGTAGATGTCCTTTTCTTAATGTCCATATGTGATCTACCAGCTATTTAAACTAGTTTACTTTTTCAACATTTCCTCTACAACCAGTCTCACTTGCATCCTTCATGTAAATAAGCATTGTAGTACATAAGGCGGGTACATTGTTTGACATCCACTCTGCTTTATTGAGTTTGTCTTTATTGTCAGAGACACAACTCCTGGCCATCATTTCAGAATTCAAGCTATTAGTCCAACTTTCTAGCCCAACAAGCAGTTGAACTCAAAACTGGGGATGATCAGTGCTACCACTGAAAAGACAGACACTATAGCATTTCTATAGCATTTAGCTCCAATTTCTTCTAACACATGCAGACTCTTTATCTGATATTGACTGGATACACGTAGTATccaacattttgaaagaagCTTTGAATAGTCTCAACTGATGTTAGCAGGATATGTTTTTACATAGAGAGAAAAGTTACATTGATTTTGCTCTCAAGAGTTGCTAAAACCACATCCAAGAAAATACCCTTGCAAAATATGGAAGCTGTACATTTAGGATAATTATCTTCAGCTCTTCAGGACCTTACTCAAGTTACAGCAGAAAATAGGCATTATCTGATACATTACTTCAAATGCTTAACTAATATGTAGTTTTCAACACAGGACAAGCCTAATTTGAGCAAACATTTTATTgaagctgaaaaacagcttACCTGGTGTTGTGGGTTTACCCTTGGGTTCAAGTTGCACATGTGTTCCTTTGACTGGCTCTTCTTTGGACTGAACTGGTTGAGGCAAAGttgattttgctgtttgtgtatgctcttcagttttctgaggGCTGCAGGGATTCTCTGTTAGTGGCTGTCGTACTTCAGATTGTTTAGAACAGGGAACAGTGACTCTTGAGTGTTGTGTTAAAAAATTGTTTGGATCCTTAacaagggaaaggggaataacATTAAGATGGGACTGTctctcaagaagaaaaagaatgaaagcatTCTGCACAGCATACCACAATGTAACACACCTATTCCATCAACAATAGAAAAAGCTGAGAATGAGCATTATAAgctttttgcagatttttttaatccagtatGTCAGATACTTTCAGCATCTGATTCCAGATGCTTTTGCCAGCCACTTTAACTATTTTCCCACGTTTCACTGAGACTGAACATGGCAGATATTGTTCAATTTACACTTTTTATGAAATGACAATAGGCATTTAGTAATACTAATTTCAGCATTCTGACTGAATTTTTATAGAGCAATAATATACACAATTTAAGTCAATCAACTATATTAAATTACAGAGTGGAACCCAATATCTCTGTAAGAAGCGCCCTTCAGATGGTCAAGAGCAGCAGTCGATTACTTCAGCACCAACTTTTACAAGACTTCTAAGCACACTCATGTTTATGTCTCACGAAAAGCTGTTTCAGGCCTGCTATTAAAAAAGGACATGGGGGATTGCAATAAAGCAAAATTCATAAACAGGCTAAGACTGCTCACACCAAATCTTTACATCCAGATTAAACAGTTATGACTTAATATTTGTCCCCCCAACACTCAAATCAATTTTTAATCAGCAATTAAATCAGACACTCACCGCTAGCTTTGAGTTTGCTGGTTTATTAATAGAAGCCTCAACAAGCCTTTGAGAACAGGATGCAGCTTCCTGCTTTACACTGCTACTATTGATTCTAGCAGATGCTCCACTTGTAGTGGACAATTTGGATAAACAAGTAGTGCCAGGCTGTTCTTGtgcattgttttgctttgcagatggaTGACTTAGGTCATCTTCCCAGGAGCCAATTGTAGCAGCAAGGTTAGCTAAACGGCCTCTTCTCCCAATAGGGGTATCACTTGCCAGGGCATTAGATGTCTGCTTAGGTGGAGAAACAGACAGATCTTTTGACTGGAGAGGAGACAGAGGAACACATTCAGAGGgatctggaaaaaagaaaacacatttattttgctaataaaatatattgagTTATATTTGCATCTTAAACTATATATTAAGTGTATCAACAGCTAGGTGTTCTTGCCATCAAGAGAATCACGCTACTAGCTCTGAAGGCATTGAGACTAATCACATTAAAGCTCATTGCAAAGCcaatacatttttaaaccaAGCAGTTTCCCAGTTTTATGCCACTGCTGTGATAAGCAAGACATCACattagcagagaaaaaaaaaaaacaaacttatAAAATTAAACTGCAGTCAACAGTTTCATTATTTTAGGCCTTCCCCAGTGCTAATAGTTCTTTATGAAAACTTTAGCATTCACCCACAAAATTATCTTCTGCTAGCAAACAATCATCaacacaaacactgaaaaacaccAATACTGTTTAGCAAGTGAAAGATACCCTCGCTATCCCAGCAGCGTCTCTGTTCCACCAATTTCTGCATACGCGTCTTGACTGAAAGGGCTGCAGGAGTTTCTGACTTCATGtctacttttcctttctcaacagGCTGAACTAATGAAGGCCCATTAGAAGCAGGTACATGCAACTCTGAAGTCTTCTCAAGTGAATGACAGCTCATGGAACTTGAAGGAACTGGCTGTAGGTTCTCTGAACTGGAAGCTTGAATCTCCATATTGTCAGGGCAGAGCCTCTTTGATGGCGAAGGCTTTGTACCAGGTTTCACTGTACAGGTCAGAGTATTCAAGCAAATTAGCATTCAAAtaacctaaaatattttcagagatgGTACAAAACTTTAACACAAATAAGAGTATGATTTATGAATACCCTGATACACCTCCCAAAAACTGCCCTTCCAAAATCTACCAAGCACAAGGCACTATCTTTGGCATTATACAATCATTTTTAAATAGCCTACTAATTACTTAGAGCATCTGCTCTCAGGTTAAGCTAAACATTAGCCATATTCAGTTCTAGTGGTCAGGTAAACTAAGCAGCGATGGATGCAGTTAAGATAAACACTGAGGGTTTTCACTTGCCCTTAGGAAAAAGGAGTTGGGACTTGTATCAAAATACAATCTTTATTAAAGTTGTTGAAAAATACCTTCTTCACCAGGAAGAGGTGCCTGGTTACCAGTTTCCAACAAAGGTTCTCTGACCCTCTTGGTCTGCATTGTGGGTCTTGCTCCCATCTTGGGCCGCTCagccattttcttctgcaggttCTCTCGCCTGGCACGGGTTCTTTCAAGGAGTTTCTGAGTAGTCAATAAATCAAGTGTCACTATATATTGCAATAAGCATGTTAACTAGGAATAGTTCAAGttaaaaacatttgaattttATATAGCATATACTAAGATCCACAATACCAGAAATTATAGCGAA contains:
- the ANLN gene encoding anillin isoform X1, encoding MDPFTEKLLERTRARRENLQKKMAERPKMGARPTMQTKRVREPLLETGNQAPLPGEEVKPGTKPSPSKRLCPDNMEIQASSSENLQPVPSSSMSCHSLEKTSELHVPASNGPSLVQPVEKGKVDMKSETPAALSVKTRMQKLVEQRRCWDSEDPSECVPLSPLQSKDLSVSPPKQTSNALASDTPIGRRGRLANLAATIGSWEDDLSHPSAKQNNAQEQPGTTCLSKLSTTSGASARINSSSVKQEAASCSQRLVEASINKPANSKLADPNNFLTQHSRVTVPCSKQSEVRQPLTENPCSPQKTEEHTQTAKSTLPQPVQSKEEPVKGTHVQLEPKGKPTTPGGSGIKPFLERFGERCQERSTQSVQSTNTPRCRTPTVTPNTRTIQERLLKQNENSSTASLALQLKQERERELACLRGRFDRGNLWSAEKSESSKKKLPEPKMESQSQASPKRPPSSDVTVFGSAEDTPAGDTPAESPSVESSDAPKREEVDKPSPLKITDPKSPVKEMSVSKLEQLVEKPKDEVYEIEMNMDGDMNSSKVINEIFEVLQEDGPDIEKLKKEMSISLEGESDEDEQEESLNISSMSLLTPLVESVGPEAFVSPCKSTGEGSSISDVSLKSEKFQRTKVPRAESADSIGSVSEDRNLPYSVDTYRSQRFKETDRPSIKQIIVRKEDVSSKLEMKKNGPSDQVNIKKKMQELNNEINMQQTVIYQASQALNCCFDEEHGKGSQEEAEAERLLLFATEKRTALLEELNKLKSEGPHDKRNKAASSSTEFAPSRGSVSISEMRLPLKADFVCGTIHKPDAANYYYVIILRSGAENMVATPLASTASSLNGDALTFTTTFNMRDVSNDFEINLEVYSLVQRKEVTSTDKRKKSNKSKVITPKRLLTSITSKSTLLTPAMASPGGPNAIRSTNFILVGSHKLSLSSVGNTKFVLDKINFEGEEKDLLGYMFQDKVPFLSPLEGHIYLKLKCQVDSSVEEKGFLTMFEDVSGFGAWHRRWCVLSGNCISYWTYPDDEKRKHPLGRINLANCTNHQIEPANREFCARPNTFELVTVRPQREDDRETLVSQCRDTLCVTKNWLSADTKEERNLWMQKLNQVLVDLRMWQPDACYKPIGKL
- the ANLN gene encoding anillin isoform X2, whose translation is MDPFTEKLLERTRARRENLQKKMAERPKMGARPTMQTKRVREPLLETGNQAPLPGEEVKPGTKPSPSKRLCPDNMEIQASSSENLQPVPSSSMSCHSLEKTSELHVPASNGPSLVQPVEKGKVDMKSETPAALSVKTRMQKLVEQRRCWDSEDPSECVPLSPLQSKDLSVSPPKQTSNALASDTPIGRRGRLANLAATIGSWEDDLSHPSAKQNNAQEQPGTTCLSKLSTTSGASARINSSSVKQEAASCSQRLVEASINKPANSKLADPNNFLTQHSRVTVPCSKQSEVRQPLTENPCSPQKTEEHTQTAKSTLPQPVQSKEEPVKGTHVQLEPKGKPTTPGGSGIKPFLERFGERCQERSTQSVQSTNTPRCRTPTVTPNTRTIQERLLKQNENSSTASLALQLKQERERELACLRGRFDRGNLWSAEKSESSKKKLPEPKMESQSQASPKRPPSSDVTVFGSAEDTPAGDTPAESPSVESSDAPKREEVDKPSPLKITDPKSPVKEMSVSKLEQLVEKPKDEVYEIEMNMDGDMNSSKVINEIFEVLQEDGPDIEKLKKEMSISLEGESDEDEQEESLNISSMSLLTPLVESVGPEAFVSPCKSTGEGSSISDVSLKSEKFQRTKVPRAESADSIGSVSEDRNLPYSVDTYRSQRFKETDRPSIKQIIVRKEDVSSKLEMKKNGPSDQVNIKKKMQELNNEINMQQTVIYQASQALNCCFDEEHGKGSQEEAEAERLLLFATEKRTALLEELNKLKSEGPHDKRNKAASSSTEFAPSRGSVSISEMRLPLKADFVCGTIHKPDAANYYYVIILRSGAENMVATPLASTASSLNGDALTFTTTFNMRDVSNDFEINLEVYSLVQRKEVTSTDKRKKSNKSKVITPKRLLTSITSKSTLLTPAMASPGGPNAIRSTNFILVGSHKLSLSSVGNTKFVLDKVPFLSPLEGHIYLKLKCQVDSSVEEKGFLTMFEDVSGFGAWHRRWCVLSGNCISYWTYPDDEKRKHPLGRINLANCTNHQIEPANREFCARPNTFELVTVRPQREDDRETLVSQCRDTLCVTKNWLSADTKEERNLWMQKLNQVLVDLRMWQPDACYKPIGKL